The genome window CCCTCAGAGGCTGGACAGAAAGGCCACGGGCCTTCCTCGATTCAGGCGAACTCTCTTCCAACATCCTTTCAGTATATTCCAGGACCAGGATGCGAAGTGGCACCCCAATCTGAGGCGCGCTCAGTCCCACAGAGTCAACTTTCCGCATCACTTTCACCATAGTGTTGATGACTTGTTGGATCTCAGGGCCTGTTATGGCTGCAGGGTCAACGGCAGACGCATGTGAACGCAGCACCGGGTCCCCGACCTGGCACACGTGACAGTAAGGAGGACTGGGACGGGATAGgatcatgtgtttcatgtacTGAAGATAGGAGCGCACCTTGACGTTGGTGGAGTAAGGATGACTGCAGGGTACAGGCGAATGGAGTGAGATATGTGGAAGGTAAGGGGAAGTTAAGTTCAAGGCCCCAGCACTGCAGCGAGGGGCTTTGGATGCACAAAGTCTGAACCCCATTCTGGAGAGTTggagcagagacacacatggtTTTGCATTCatggtggagctgcagctgggaTGTCACACGCCAGTGAAGTGAtgcacagtgctgcaggaaaATCATACAAAAGTGCATATAGTTACTGTAAGTTCTTAATGTAAGAACATTAAGAGTGTAATGAACAACTAATGCCACAATTTGAGATTTTATAAATTACTGCTTTGACAAGGAGGCATATTTGTCCAGGCCCAATCTTGGCCCAATGTCTAACATGACATTCCCAGACAAGGGCCTTTAATCTGCTGCCACAACACTGCTATATGATTATGGATCCTGGCCACAGGGATTTGCTCTCATTCAACCACAACATGGATGCTGATGATAAGGTTTGTCTTACAGCCGGCACTCACAGTCTGTGCAAGCTAGTCAAGTTTTTCCACATTACACTGGGACAACCAGTTCTGTATGCACTGTGGCATTACGACGCTGAAACAGAGGAAAGGGTCCATCCCAAACTGTTGACACAAAGTTGGAAGTACACGACTGTCTAAAATATCTTTGAATACTGTAGCATTAGAGTCTCCCTTAGACAGGGCATACATCTGGTTTGGGTCATGTATGCCGACAGGCAGGTGTGGCAACACACCTGTAGGCCATGCAACGTTAGTGTACCTCCATC of Chelmon rostratus isolate fCheRos1 chromosome 6, fCheRos1.pri, whole genome shotgun sequence contains these proteins:
- the pdf gene encoding peptide deformylase, mitochondrial isoform X1, with protein sequence MNAKPCVSLLQLSRMGFRLCASKAPRCSAGALNLTSPYLPHISLHSPVPCSHPYSTNVKVRSYLQYMKHMILSRPSPPYCHVCQVGDPVLRSHASAVDPAAITGPEIQQVINTMVKVMRKVDSVGLSAPQIGVPLRILVLEYTERMLEESSPESRKARGLSVQPLRVFVNPQLRILDGQTVLFQEACESITGFSARVPRFLSVEVSGLNEKGEAVSWQASGWPARILQHEMDHLDGVLYIDRMDSKTFININWQAYNE
- the pdf gene encoding peptide deformylase, mitochondrial isoform X2, with the protein product MNAKPCVSLLQLSRMGFRLCASKAPRCSAGALNLTSPYLPHISLHSPVPCSHPYSTNVKVGDPVLRSHASAVDPAAITGPEIQQVINTMVKVMRKVDSVGLSAPQIGVPLRILVLEYTERMLEESSPESRKARGLSVQPLRVFVNPQLRILDGQTVLFQEACESITGFSARVPRFLSVEVSGLNEKGEAVSWQASGWPARILQHEMDHLDGVLYIDRMDSKTFININWQAYNE